In Myxococcus stipitatus, the following are encoded in one genomic region:
- a CDS encoding response regulator translates to MRRYLLLDDNQALAENLAEILRDEGHQATVVGTGDEALRAVGTTRFDALVTDMRMPGMSGADAVRRIRRLDPGLAAVVMTAYPREDDLETARREGLLAVLPKPVPISTLMDLLANARRDGLVVVAEDDPSLSDNLAEVLRARGFSCVTVASVLDTDLLSCTAPFAALVDLRMPGGPDGEAFRKLRERYPSLPTFVMTAWPDLAPRGVGVDVFSKPFDTGALVGALETAHAARPAAPSQA, encoded by the coding sequence ATGCGACGCTACCTTCTGCTGGATGACAACCAGGCGCTGGCGGAGAACCTCGCGGAGATTCTGCGCGACGAGGGGCACCAGGCCACGGTCGTGGGCACGGGTGACGAGGCCCTGCGCGCGGTGGGGACCACGCGGTTCGATGCCCTGGTGACGGACATGCGCATGCCCGGCATGAGCGGCGCGGACGCGGTGCGGCGCATCCGGCGGTTGGACCCGGGACTCGCGGCCGTCGTCATGACGGCGTATCCCCGTGAGGACGACCTGGAGACGGCCCGGCGCGAGGGGCTGCTCGCGGTGCTCCCGAAGCCCGTGCCCATCTCCACGCTGATGGACCTCCTGGCCAACGCGCGCAGGGACGGGCTGGTGGTGGTGGCCGAGGACGACCCCTCGCTGAGCGACAACTTGGCCGAGGTGCTGCGCGCGCGCGGGTTCTCCTGTGTGACGGTGGCCTCGGTGCTGGACACGGACCTGCTGTCCTGCACCGCGCCCTTCGCCGCGCTGGTGGACCTGCGCATGCCCGGCGGGCCGGATGGAGAGGCCTTCCGCAAGCTGCGCGAGCGCTATCCGAGCCTGCCCACCTTCGTCATGACGGCGTGGCCGGACCTGGCGCCGCGCGGCGTGGGGGTGGACGTGTTCTCCAAGCCCTTTGACACCGGCGCGCTCGTGGGCGCGCTGGAGACGGCGCACGCCGCGCGCCCCGCGGCCCCATCTCAAGCATGA
- a CDS encoding sensor histidine kinase yields the protein MAETLFEELKRYVGFGAQDEQALVGLHPIAKPHFPHIVRVFYDRILEHDGARQALEGGESQVGHLRGTLQVWMDQLLRGPWDEAYFALRCRIGRMHVRISLPQHYMFGAMNVLRQGLNGVIDTAFPDDVETRHRTRTALGRILDLELAIMLHTYREDLLAQQARTERLATFGQLVGSIGHELRNPLGVIETSLYILRSRAGAVDERTHKHLDRIGEQVGIANHIVSDLLDMIRDRPLRRQEVWLDEVWQEALKAVSRPDGVSIRTEGLVSLAPVQGDAGQLRQVFVNLLQNAVQALEESGGEVSLVAAPREPGKVELVLEDTGPGVSESVRGRLFEPLITTKARGIGLGLALVRRILERHGGSIVYAPRTGAGARFVIQLPSSSSSSEVPDATLPSAG from the coding sequence ATGGCGGAAACTTTGTTCGAGGAGCTGAAGCGGTACGTGGGGTTTGGAGCGCAGGACGAGCAAGCTCTCGTCGGCCTTCATCCCATCGCGAAGCCGCATTTCCCCCACATCGTTCGTGTCTTCTACGACCGCATCCTGGAGCACGACGGCGCGCGCCAGGCACTGGAGGGAGGCGAGAGCCAGGTCGGCCACCTGAGGGGCACGTTGCAGGTGTGGATGGATCAGCTCCTCCGCGGCCCGTGGGATGAGGCGTACTTCGCGCTGCGCTGCCGCATTGGCCGCATGCACGTGCGGATTTCGTTGCCGCAGCACTACATGTTCGGCGCGATGAACGTGCTGAGGCAGGGGCTCAACGGCGTCATCGACACGGCGTTTCCGGACGACGTGGAGACTCGGCACCGCACGCGGACGGCGCTGGGCCGCATCCTGGACCTGGAGCTGGCCATCATGCTCCACACGTACCGCGAGGACCTCCTGGCTCAGCAGGCGCGAACCGAGCGGCTGGCCACCTTCGGGCAGCTCGTGGGCTCCATCGGGCACGAGCTGCGCAATCCCCTGGGCGTCATCGAGACGTCGCTCTACATCCTGCGCAGCCGCGCCGGCGCGGTGGACGAGCGCACCCACAAGCACCTGGACCGCATCGGCGAGCAGGTCGGCATCGCCAATCACATCGTCTCCGACCTGCTGGACATGATTCGAGACCGTCCCCTGCGACGCCAGGAGGTCTGGCTGGACGAGGTCTGGCAGGAGGCGCTCAAGGCCGTGTCCCGTCCGGATGGAGTGAGCATCCGCACGGAGGGGCTGGTCTCGTTGGCCCCGGTTCAAGGGGACGCGGGCCAGCTGCGTCAGGTGTTCGTCAACCTGTTGCAGAACGCCGTGCAGGCGCTGGAGGAGTCGGGCGGAGAGGTGTCGCTGGTGGCGGCCCCGCGCGAGCCGGGAAAGGTCGAGCTGGTCCTGGAGGACACGGGGCCGGGCGTCAGCGAGAGCGTCCGTGGGCGCCTCTTCGAGCCGTTGATCACCACCAAGGCACGGGGCATCGGCCTGGGCCTGGCGCTCGTGCGGCGCATCCTGGAGCGCCATGGCGGGTCCATCGTGTACGCGCCGCGCACCGGCGCTGGCGCGCGCTTCGTGATTCAGCTTCCCTCGTCCTCGTCCTCGTCGGAGGTGCCTGATGCGACGCTACCTTCTGCTGGATGA
- a CDS encoding response regulator, which yields MSQNLLIVDDESTLCWVLGQFFASAGYRVDSAQALDEALGLMTTGRYDLVISDLRLSGTQSEEGLVLADFVRRFAPETRVLLLTAFASPELSERARELGVDLVLPKPQPLPSLAQHVSQLLAAR from the coding sequence GTGTCACAGAACCTCCTCATCGTCGATGACGAATCCACCCTGTGCTGGGTGCTGGGCCAGTTCTTCGCGAGCGCGGGCTACCGGGTGGACTCGGCCCAGGCGCTGGACGAGGCGCTGGGGTTGATGACGACGGGCCGGTACGACCTGGTGATCAGCGACCTTCGGTTGAGTGGCACACAGTCCGAGGAGGGCCTGGTCCTCGCGGACTTCGTGCGGCGTTTCGCCCCCGAGACGCGGGTGTTGCTCTTGACGGCGTTCGCCTCGCCCGAGTTGTCCGAGCGAGCCCGGGAGCTGGGCGTGGACCTTGTGTTGCCCAAGCCCCAACCGCTCCCGTCCCTGGCCCAACACGTCTCCCAATTGTTGGCGGCACGTTGA
- a CDS encoding SRPBCC family protein, with protein sequence MKAALWGLGGLGLGVGMMYWSDPRSGRWRRSHLQGKAVHAAHEAGCAAGVLRRDLAQRSRGLLLESLHRFRTEPVDDVTLGERVRSALGRVCSHPGSVRVSVRDGLVRLEGSIVVDELKRVVPTVGRVRGVRGVESRLVPFAQAGRPSELQGGVPRRGPPRAFGSSHWSPSARFFGVLGGMSLASWAFRQRGVLGLVLGVGGAVLGVRALSNLELRRLTGIGVGPRAITLHKDITVNAPVEEVFAFWDAMQNFPRFMTHVDEIRVDSSGRSHWKVKGPAGLHFEWEAEVTQRVPDKLLAWRSVKGTSVENAGVIHFERTAKGGTRLDIRLAYNPPAGAIGHAFARLLGVDPKRQMDDDLLRLKSLLERGKATGRETVTRESLSVGRTGRQTLMH encoded by the coding sequence ATGAAGGCAGCCTTGTGGGGACTGGGTGGACTGGGGCTGGGCGTGGGGATGATGTACTGGAGCGACCCGCGCAGCGGTCGCTGGCGCAGGTCACATCTCCAGGGCAAGGCCGTGCATGCGGCCCACGAAGCGGGGTGCGCGGCGGGAGTGCTGCGGCGGGACCTGGCTCAGCGCTCGCGGGGACTGCTCCTCGAGTCCCTCCACCGTTTCCGGACGGAGCCCGTGGACGACGTGACGCTGGGGGAGCGCGTCCGCTCGGCGCTGGGGCGGGTGTGTTCGCATCCGGGCTCGGTGCGGGTCTCGGTGAGGGACGGCCTGGTGCGGCTCGAGGGCTCCATCGTCGTCGACGAGCTCAAGCGCGTGGTCCCCACGGTCGGCCGCGTGCGGGGCGTGCGCGGTGTGGAGAGCCGGCTGGTGCCCTTCGCGCAAGCGGGGCGTCCGTCCGAGCTGCAAGGTGGAGTGCCTCGCCGGGGTCCACCCCGGGCCTTCGGCTCCTCGCACTGGTCTCCTTCCGCGCGATTCTTCGGCGTGTTGGGTGGCATGTCCCTGGCCTCGTGGGCCTTCCGGCAGCGTGGGGTGTTGGGGCTCGTCCTTGGCGTGGGGGGAGCCGTGCTGGGTGTCCGCGCGCTCAGCAACCTGGAGCTGCGCAGGCTCACGGGCATCGGCGTGGGGCCTCGCGCCATCACATTGCACAAGGACATCACCGTGAATGCCCCCGTGGAGGAGGTCTTCGCGTTCTGGGATGCGATGCAGAACTTCCCGCGCTTCATGACCCACGTGGATGAGATTCGCGTGGACTCGTCGGGTCGCTCGCACTGGAAGGTGAAGGGCCCCGCGGGGCTGCACTTCGAATGGGAAGCGGAGGTCACCCAGCGCGTGCCGGACAAGCTGCTCGCATGGCGAAGCGTGAAGGGCACCTCGGTGGAGAACGCGGGCGTCATCCACTTCGAGCGCACGGCCAAGGGCGGCACCCGGTTGGACATCCGCCTCGCGTACAACCCTCCCGCGGGGGCCATCGGCCACGCCTTCGCGCGGCTGTTGGGCGTGGACCCCAAGCGTCAGATGGATGACGACCTGCTGCGCCTCAAGTCCCTGCTGGAGCGAGGCAAGGCCACCGGCCGCGAGACGGTGACGCGCGAGTCCCTGTCGGTCGGGCGGACAGGACGCCAGACGCTGATGCACTGA
- a CDS encoding sigma-54 dependent transcriptional regulator: protein MTRTRILLVDDEPGVRLGMRGYLSAHGFDVDEAQSIAEAQEVFRTHRPDVAVVDYRLTDGTALELLPRLKEIDAAVPLVVLTGHGSIELAVQAVKEGAEQFLTKPVELAVLKVVLERLVAQRRERQRLRADLSRTARTSANPFLGSSAAIRGLRAEAERMQHSDSPVLVTGETGSGKSVLARWLHEGGPRADAPFVDLNCAALSRDLLDSELFGHEKGAFTGAVAAKQGLLEVADRGTLFLDEIGDMDLTVQPKLLKVLEEKRFRRLGDVRDRRVDVRLIAATHQDLNTAAREKRFRGDLYFRVSTLILHVPALRERPEDIPELARHFLAEMGGARGRAGVGLQADAESALMRYPWPGNIRELRNVLERAVLLSGGGPLSRGDLRFESSTDEPSGDDNLTLEELERRHIERVLRRENGHVERAALRLGIPRSSLYERLKRLGINRSGFQKSDP from the coding sequence ATGACACGAACCCGCATCCTCCTCGTGGACGACGAGCCCGGCGTCAGGCTGGGAATGAGGGGCTATCTCTCCGCCCACGGCTTCGACGTGGACGAGGCCCAGAGCATCGCCGAAGCGCAGGAGGTCTTCCGCACGCACCGCCCCGACGTGGCGGTGGTGGACTACCGCCTGACGGATGGCACCGCGCTGGAGCTGTTGCCGCGCCTCAAGGAGATCGACGCGGCCGTGCCGCTGGTGGTGCTCACCGGCCATGGCTCCATCGAGCTGGCGGTCCAGGCCGTGAAGGAAGGCGCGGAGCAATTCCTCACCAAGCCCGTGGAGCTCGCGGTGCTCAAGGTGGTGCTGGAGCGGCTGGTGGCGCAGCGGCGGGAGCGGCAGCGTCTGCGCGCGGACCTGTCGCGCACCGCGCGCACCAGCGCGAATCCCTTCCTCGGAAGCAGCGCCGCCATCCGGGGCCTGCGCGCCGAGGCCGAGCGCATGCAGCACAGCGACAGCCCCGTCCTCGTCACCGGCGAGACGGGCAGCGGCAAGAGCGTGCTCGCGCGATGGCTTCATGAAGGAGGACCTCGCGCGGATGCGCCCTTCGTGGACCTCAACTGCGCCGCGCTGTCGAGGGACCTGCTCGACTCGGAGCTCTTCGGCCACGAGAAGGGCGCCTTCACCGGCGCGGTGGCCGCCAAGCAGGGCCTGCTCGAGGTCGCCGACCGGGGCACGCTCTTCCTGGACGAGATTGGCGACATGGACCTCACCGTCCAGCCCAAGCTCCTCAAGGTGCTGGAGGAGAAGCGCTTCCGCAGGCTCGGCGACGTGAGGGACCGGCGCGTCGACGTGCGGCTCATCGCGGCCACTCATCAGGACCTGAACACCGCGGCCCGCGAGAAGCGCTTCCGAGGCGACCTCTACTTCCGCGTCAGCACCCTCATCCTCCACGTGCCCGCGCTGCGCGAGCGCCCGGAGGACATCCCCGAGCTGGCCCGGCATTTCCTCGCGGAGATGGGCGGCGCGCGAGGCCGGGCGGGCGTGGGGCTTCAAGCCGACGCGGAGAGCGCGCTGATGCGCTACCCCTGGCCCGGCAACATCCGCGAGCTGCGCAACGTCCTGGAGCGCGCCGTGCTGCTCTCCGGCGGAGGCCCGCTGTCCCGAGGCGACCTGCGCTTCGAGTCCTCCACCGACGAGCCCAGCGGCGACGACAACCTCACCCTGGAGGAACTGGAGCGCCGCCACATCGAACGGGTCCTCCGCCGGGAGAACGGCCACGTCGAGCGGGCCGCCCTCCGCCTCGGAATCCCCCGCTCTTCCCTCTATGAGCGGCTGAAACGTTTGGGAATCAACAGATCCGGATTCCAGAAATCGGATCCATGA
- a CDS encoding OmpA family protein, with amino-acid sequence MWAVTFWQRQDMRVRSHPPRPLALLALLLLTASVARAQAQTSQAIDVQQYKPGPGAYDVLGMHGARVGKHLEWNVGLSVNYGEDPLNLLDPRRDAFVYRIVDSQLSLDLMGAVALFDRLEMGVSLPVSTTSSQPAGEVAPSLADGASRTGVGDLRLVPKLLLLSTDSGVHLAVVTPVTLPTAGGSGFLGTKGLTFQPRLVAEWAGDSLRLLANVGVNLRGEQQLRNLRVGNEFAYSVGAEVPLTQALSVAATVAGALGLKESNLEERPLEALGAVKYHFTEELAAHLGAGPGLTRGYGTPGFRLLGGLAWTGSPPASTPAPKCDLGPEDYDGFQDHDDCLDPDDDGDGILDGPDVCPGEPETFNDYQDEDGCPDEVPATQGTSAEAAPSEPMKLMPAPVDTDGDGLIDTEDRCPNEPEDVDGFEDADGCPDPDNDRDGVLDTVDACPLEAETINGVKDEDGCPDKGKSSVRLEGSRIVILDKVYFATGKDVILPKSYGLLAQVSSILKANPQMERVRIEGHTDDQGSDASNLDLSQRRAANVRVFLVKAGIAPERLEAVGYGETKPVDTNTTAQGRENNRRVEFNVVKTAEEPSAQETTP; translated from the coding sequence ATGTGGGCCGTGACCTTCTGGCAGCGTCAAGACATGCGAGTGCGTTCCCACCCACCCCGCCCCCTGGCGCTGCTGGCCCTCCTGCTGCTGACAGCAAGTGTCGCGAGGGCGCAGGCGCAGACGTCGCAGGCCATTGATGTCCAACAGTACAAGCCCGGTCCCGGAGCCTACGACGTGCTGGGGATGCACGGCGCGCGTGTGGGCAAGCACCTGGAATGGAACGTCGGGCTCTCGGTCAACTACGGCGAGGACCCGCTCAACCTGTTGGACCCGCGCAGGGACGCGTTCGTCTACCGCATCGTCGACAGCCAGCTCTCGCTGGACCTGATGGGCGCGGTGGCGTTGTTCGACCGGCTGGAGATGGGTGTCTCGCTCCCCGTCTCCACGACGTCGTCCCAGCCCGCGGGCGAAGTCGCGCCGTCGCTGGCGGATGGCGCCTCTCGCACGGGCGTGGGGGACCTGCGGCTGGTGCCCAAGCTGCTGCTGTTGTCCACCGACTCCGGCGTGCACCTGGCGGTGGTCACTCCGGTGACGCTGCCCACCGCGGGAGGCTCCGGCTTTTTGGGCACGAAGGGGCTCACCTTCCAGCCGAGGCTCGTGGCCGAGTGGGCCGGCGACTCGCTGAGGCTGCTGGCCAACGTGGGCGTCAACCTGCGCGGCGAGCAGCAGCTGCGCAACCTGCGCGTGGGGAACGAGTTCGCGTATTCGGTGGGCGCGGAGGTGCCGCTCACACAGGCGCTGTCCGTGGCGGCGACGGTGGCGGGGGCGCTGGGGCTGAAGGAGTCGAACTTGGAGGAGCGCCCGCTGGAAGCCCTGGGCGCGGTGAAGTACCACTTCACGGAGGAGCTCGCGGCGCACCTGGGCGCGGGGCCAGGGTTGACGCGCGGCTATGGCACCCCTGGGTTTCGCTTGCTGGGAGGCCTTGCGTGGACGGGCTCACCGCCCGCGTCCACTCCTGCGCCCAAGTGCGACCTGGGTCCCGAGGACTACGACGGCTTCCAGGACCACGACGACTGCCTGGACCCGGACGACGACGGGGATGGAATCCTCGACGGCCCCGACGTGTGCCCGGGCGAGCCGGAGACCTTCAACGACTACCAGGACGAGGACGGCTGCCCGGATGAAGTACCCGCCACGCAGGGCACGTCGGCGGAGGCCGCGCCGAGCGAGCCGATGAAGCTCATGCCCGCGCCGGTGGACACGGACGGAGATGGCCTCATCGACACGGAGGACCGCTGCCCCAACGAGCCCGAGGACGTCGACGGCTTCGAGGACGCGGACGGCTGCCCGGACCCGGACAATGACCGCGATGGTGTGCTCGACACCGTGGATGCATGTCCGCTCGAGGCGGAGACCATCAACGGCGTGAAGGACGAAGACGGTTGCCCCGACAAGGGCAAGTCGAGCGTGCGCCTGGAGGGCTCGCGCATCGTCATCCTCGACAAGGTCTACTTCGCCACGGGCAAGGACGTCATCCTGCCCAAGTCCTACGGCCTGCTGGCCCAGGTCTCGTCCATCCTCAAGGCCAACCCGCAGATGGAGCGCGTGCGCATCGAGGGGCACACGGATGACCAGGGCTCGGACGCGAGCAACCTCGACCTGTCTCAGCGCCGCGCGGCCAACGTGCGCGTGTTCCTGGTGAAGGCCGGCATCGCGCCGGAGCGGCTGGAGGCCGTGGGCTACGGCGAGACGAAGCCGGTGGACACCAATACAACGGCCCAGGGACGCGAGAACAACCGCCGGGTCGAGTTCAACGTCGTGAAGACCGCCGAGGAGCCCTCGGCGCAGGAGACCACGCCATGA
- a CDS encoding PAS domain-containing sensor histidine kinase — MHEFPTRRQMLLAVVAASALAALIEWTWSNASAAIALPRVLTTASLVFICAGTPALVLARARERTRRERDAALRSADDSSALRDALMDVTPVGFAFFDRNLRYIHVNAALAAMNGLPAGGHLGRHVSEVMPELGRLLAPRLQRALETDAPVTDTCLEVETPAAPGEPRFWFGSYSRVSGSGGEVLGVIASLSELTERMRAEQTLQEHEGRLDVLTRSLPDYLWGGKLREGALRDFYCTPVIERTTGYPTSAFAEPGPGGGPPPLWAEMIHPEDRARYRTRIESLAPGSEVELEHRLICADGRVRWVRSRATASARDTQGELHVGCVVTDITDRYLADELRQRLHESFRRSAHEWRRTFDAVASPMVVLGADGTIQRLNAAACILFGGLDPSGQPLATAAFAPPWSSTPPLVDELRRTHGIITREVADPHSHRTWELSAAWVDEVGGEDSRIIVVATEVTRLLELQASLRRSETMAAMGAIVAGVAHEVRNPLFSISAVVDAVEATVGQRAELTPYVDVLRGEVRRLNHLTQELFEYGRPTRGEWVEGPIRPVVEEALAACTRTSEQSRITVAPLLAEALPPVRMDSRRLFHVFRNVVENAVQHSPAGTTVRVATSPLEEEGRAWVSCTVRDGGPGFKEEDLPHVFEPFFSKRRGGTGLGLSIVQRILEEHQGRIRLRNHPEGGAEVTLLLPAVSAPTLRIPMDPLAS, encoded by the coding sequence ATGCACGAGTTCCCCACCCGCAGGCAGATGCTGCTGGCCGTCGTCGCGGCCTCGGCGCTCGCCGCCCTCATCGAGTGGACCTGGTCGAACGCCAGCGCGGCCATCGCCCTGCCCCGCGTCCTCACCACCGCGTCCCTGGTGTTCATCTGCGCGGGCACTCCCGCGCTGGTGCTCGCACGCGCCCGGGAGCGCACTCGACGAGAGCGCGACGCGGCCCTACGCAGCGCCGACGACTCCAGCGCCCTTCGCGATGCCCTCATGGATGTCACGCCCGTGGGCTTCGCCTTCTTCGACCGCAACCTGCGCTACATCCACGTCAACGCCGCGCTCGCGGCCATGAACGGACTGCCCGCGGGTGGGCACCTGGGCCGCCATGTCTCGGAGGTGATGCCGGAATTGGGCAGGCTGCTCGCCCCCCGTCTCCAGCGCGCCCTGGAGACGGATGCCCCCGTCACCGATACGTGCCTCGAAGTGGAGACACCCGCCGCGCCCGGCGAGCCTCGCTTCTGGTTCGGCAGCTACTCACGTGTGAGCGGCTCGGGAGGCGAGGTGCTGGGCGTCATCGCGTCGCTCTCGGAGCTCACCGAGCGCATGCGCGCGGAACAAACGCTCCAGGAGCATGAGGGGCGGCTCGACGTGCTGACGCGCTCGCTGCCCGACTACCTCTGGGGCGGCAAGCTGCGCGAGGGCGCGCTGCGGGACTTCTACTGCACCCCCGTCATCGAGCGCACCACGGGCTACCCCACGTCCGCCTTCGCCGAGCCCGGCCCGGGTGGAGGCCCTCCGCCGCTGTGGGCGGAGATGATCCACCCCGAGGACCGCGCGCGCTACCGCACCCGCATCGAGTCCCTCGCGCCCGGTTCGGAAGTCGAGCTGGAGCACCGCCTCATCTGCGCCGACGGTCGCGTGCGCTGGGTGAGAAGCCGCGCGACGGCCTCCGCGCGAGACACCCAGGGCGAGCTGCACGTGGGCTGCGTCGTCACCGACATCACCGACCGCTACCTCGCGGACGAGCTGCGCCAGCGCCTCCACGAGAGCTTCCGCCGGTCCGCCCACGAATGGCGCCGCACGTTCGACGCCGTCGCCTCGCCCATGGTCGTGCTCGGCGCGGATGGCACCATCCAGCGGCTCAACGCCGCGGCCTGCATCTTGTTCGGAGGCCTGGACCCCTCGGGCCAGCCCCTGGCCACCGCCGCCTTCGCGCCGCCCTGGTCCAGCACGCCGCCCCTCGTGGACGAACTGCGGCGGACCCACGGCATCATCACCCGCGAGGTGGCGGACCCGCACTCGCATCGGACCTGGGAGCTGTCCGCCGCATGGGTCGACGAGGTGGGGGGCGAGGACTCACGCATCATCGTCGTCGCCACGGAAGTCACCCGCCTGCTGGAGCTCCAGGCCAGCCTGCGCCGCAGCGAGACGATGGCGGCCATGGGAGCCATCGTCGCGGGCGTCGCGCACGAGGTCCGCAACCCCCTGTTCTCCATCTCCGCCGTGGTGGACGCCGTGGAGGCCACCGTCGGCCAGCGCGCGGAGCTGACGCCGTACGTCGACGTGCTGCGCGGTGAGGTGCGCCGCCTCAACCACCTCACCCAGGAGCTGTTCGAGTACGGCCGGCCCACCCGGGGCGAGTGGGTGGAGGGCCCCATCCGCCCCGTCGTGGAGGAGGCCCTGGCCGCGTGCACTCGCACCAGTGAGCAGTCGCGCATCACCGTCGCGCCCCTGCTCGCCGAAGCACTGCCCCCTGTGCGCATGGACTCGCGGCGGCTGTTCCATGTCTTCCGCAACGTGGTGGAGAACGCGGTGCAGCACTCTCCCGCCGGCACGACGGTGCGCGTGGCCACCTCTCCGCTCGAGGAGGAGGGCCGCGCCTGGGTGAGCTGCACCGTGAGGGACGGCGGGCCGGGCTTCAAGGAGGAGGACCTCCCGCACGTCTTCGAGCCGTTCTTCAGCAAGCGCCGGGGAGGCACCGGCCTGGGATTGTCCATCGTCCAGCGCATCCTGGAGGAGCATCAGGGGCGCATCCGTCTGCGAAATCACCCGGAGGGTGGCGCCGAAGTCACACTGCTGCTACCAGCGGTGTCTGCACCCACCCTCCGCATCCCGATGGACCCACTCGCCTCATGA
- a CDS encoding phosphoribosyltransferase gives MQGPEFQDRFMAGRVLSRFLAHYADRPETRVLALPRGGVPVGYEVARALRAPLDVFVVRKLGTPGHEELAMGAIATGGVRVLNPEVLRELDIPRAQIDAVAQREARELTRRESNYRSGRPPLDVEGREVILVDDGLATGSTMRAAIAALRKQRPAHIVVAVPVAPLETCEEVEALADEVVCARTPEPFYAVGLWYRDFEQTSDAEVRELLERRAREMAAESGPHAPQA, from the coding sequence ATGCAAGGCCCCGAGTTCCAGGACCGCTTCATGGCCGGCCGTGTCCTCTCGAGGTTCCTCGCGCACTACGCGGACCGCCCCGAGACACGGGTGCTGGCCCTGCCGCGCGGCGGAGTCCCGGTGGGCTATGAAGTCGCCCGCGCGCTGCGTGCGCCACTCGACGTCTTCGTCGTTCGCAAGCTGGGCACCCCGGGCCACGAGGAACTCGCGATGGGCGCCATCGCCACCGGCGGCGTGCGCGTGCTCAACCCCGAGGTGCTGCGCGAACTGGACATCCCCCGCGCGCAGATAGACGCCGTCGCCCAGCGTGAAGCGCGAGAGCTGACGCGCCGCGAGTCGAACTACCGCTCGGGGCGGCCTCCGCTCGACGTCGAGGGGCGCGAGGTCATCCTCGTGGATGACGGGCTCGCCACGGGCTCCACCATGCGTGCCGCGATCGCCGCGCTCCGCAAGCAGCGCCCCGCCCACATCGTCGTCGCCGTTCCCGTCGCGCCCCTGGAGACGTGCGAAGAGGTCGAGGCGCTCGCGGACGAGGTGGTGTGCGCGCGAACCCCGGAGCCCTTCTATGCCGTGGGCCTCTGGTATCGCGACTTCGAGCAGACCTCGGACGCGGAGGTGCGGGAGCTCCTGGAGCGGCGAGCCCGGGAGATGGCCGCGGAGAGCGGCCCCCACGCGCCCCAGGCTTGA
- a CDS encoding sensor histidine kinase, translating to MSEPMPLPPARVLVVDDNAAFLDNLDELLGDAGYAVRAASTCRAAREKAREGFDVALVDLRLPDGDGTELAAELKAGAPDSEVVLLTGFATLETAVAAVRAGACAYLMKPCAPRELLLTLEQAMRQVRLHAEKRELARRAQVTEKLAAVGTMTAGLSHEIRNPLNAAALQLSVLERRVRRLPDGQQGTLLEPLLLVRDEIRRLDHILEDFLQFARPREFRPGSVDVKALVRRVVDLLSSQAETRKVALTQVVPEAALPSLAGEEERLRQVLINLCLNALESTPTGGQVTLSVGLEDGRVWLTVDDTGPGVPEAVRDRIFEPFFTTKAQGSGLGLPIVHAIVTQHGGTLEVGSAPSGGARFLLKLPVAR from the coding sequence ATGAGCGAGCCCATGCCCCTGCCTCCCGCGCGTGTCCTCGTCGTGGATGACAACGCGGCGTTCCTCGACAACCTCGATGAGCTTCTGGGGGACGCGGGTTATGCCGTGCGCGCGGCGTCGACGTGCCGCGCCGCGCGGGAGAAGGCGCGCGAGGGGTTCGACGTGGCGCTGGTGGACCTGCGCCTGCCGGATGGCGATGGGACGGAGCTGGCCGCGGAGCTGAAGGCGGGGGCCCCGGACTCGGAAGTGGTGCTGCTCACGGGCTTCGCCACGTTGGAGACGGCGGTGGCCGCCGTGCGCGCGGGGGCGTGTGCCTATCTCATGAAGCCGTGTGCTCCGCGCGAGCTGCTCCTCACGCTGGAGCAGGCGATGCGGCAGGTGCGGCTGCACGCGGAGAAGCGCGAGCTGGCCCGTCGCGCGCAGGTGACGGAGAAGCTCGCCGCCGTGGGGACGATGACGGCGGGGTTGTCCCACGAGATTCGCAATCCGCTCAACGCGGCGGCCTTGCAGCTCTCCGTGCTGGAGCGCCGCGTGCGCAGACTGCCCGATGGACAGCAGGGCACGTTGTTGGAGCCCTTGCTGCTGGTGCGCGACGAGATTCGCCGGCTGGACCACATCCTGGAGGACTTCCTCCAGTTCGCGCGGCCGCGCGAGTTCCGCCCCGGCTCCGTGGATGTGAAGGCCCTGGTGCGCCGGGTGGTGGACCTGTTGAGCAGTCAGGCCGAGACGCGGAAGGTGGCGCTGACGCAGGTGGTGCCGGAGGCCGCGTTGCCGTCGCTCGCGGGAGAAGAGGAGCGGCTGCGGCAGGTGCTCATCAACCTGTGCCTCAACGCGCTGGAGTCCACGCCCACGGGCGGCCAGGTGACGTTGTCGGTGGGCCTGGAGGACGGGCGCGTGTGGCTCACCGTGGACGACACGGGGCCCGGTGTCCCCGAGGCGGTGAGAGATCGCATCTTCGAGCCTTTCTTCACCACCAAGGCGCAGGGCTCCGGGCTGGGGCTCCCCATTGTCCATGCCATCGTCACCCAGCATGGCGGCACGCTGGAGGTGGGCTCCGCGCCGAGTGGGGGCGCGCGCTTCCTCTTGAAGCTCCCGGTGGCGCGCTAG